The following proteins come from a genomic window of Pelmatolapia mariae isolate MD_Pm_ZW linkage group LG17, Pm_UMD_F_2, whole genome shotgun sequence:
- the nampt1 gene encoding nicotinamide phosphoribosyltransferase, whose product MPVLPPFQATHKAGESPAARRVTQPTDSCDSQPRREKMEHRDTDFNILLATDSYKVTHYKQYPPNTSKVYSYFECREKRTDPSKNRKVKYDKTVFYGLQYILHKYLKGKVVTPEKIQEAKEVYREHFQDDVFNEKGWTYILEKYNGHLPIEIKAVPEGSVIPRGNVLFTVESTDPECYWLTNWVETILVQIWYPITVATNSREQKKILAKYLLETSGNLEGLEYKLHDFGYRGVSSQETAGIGASAHLVNFKGTDTVAGIGVIKKYYGTKDPVPGFSVPAAEHSTITAWGKDHEKDAFEHIIKQFPSVPVSIVSDSYDIYNACEKIWGEDLRALIEMRSADAPLVVRPDSGNPLDTVLKVLEILGKKFAPKENSKGFKVLPPYIRVIQGDGVDINTLQEIVEGMKQHRWSIENITFGSGGALLQKLTRDLLNCSFKCSYVVTNGLGVNVFKDPVADPNKRSKKGRLSLHRTQSGDFVTLEEGKGDLEEYGVDLLHTVFRNGKIVKTYTFDEVRDNAKLKESELEELH is encoded by the exons ATGCCCGTCCTTCCCCCCTTCCAGGCTACACACAAGGCTGGAGAGTCTCCGGCAGCACGGCGCGTAACACAACCTACTGACAGCTGCGACTCACAACCAAGGAGGGAAAAGATGGAGCACAGAGACACCGACTTCAACATATTGCTAGCGACCGATTCATACAAG GTAACGCATTATAAACAGTACCCCCCCAACACGAGTAAAGTGTACTCCTACTTCGAGTGCCGCGAGAAGAGGACAGACcccagcaaaaacagaaaagtcaaATATGACAAAACTGTCTTTTATGGCCTACAGTACATCCTGCACAAATATCTAAAAG GAAAAGTAGTGACTCCAGAGAAGATTCAAGAGGCGAAGGAGGTCTACAGGGAACACTTCCAGGATGATGTTTTTAATGAGAAGGGGTGGACTTATATTTTGGAG AAATACAACGGACACCTGCCCATTGAAATCAAGGCGGTGCCAGAGGGGAGTGTCATTCCTCGAGGCAATGTTTTGTTCACAGTGGAGAGCACAGACCCCGAATGCTACTGGCTCACTAACTGGGTGGAG ACCATCCTGGTTCAGATCTGGTATCCCATCACTGTGGCGACCAACTCTAGAGAGCAAAAGAAGATCCTTGCCAAGTACCTCTTAGAGACTTCGGGGAATTTGGAGGGGCTGGAGTATAAACTACATGACTTCGGCTACAGGGGCGTGTCCTCACAAGAG ACTGCTGGCATAGGAGCCTCCGCCCATCTGGTCAACTTCAAGGGCACAGACACAGTCGCTGGCATCGGAGTCATTAAGAAGTACTATGGCACCAAGGACCCTGTGCCAGGCTTCTCAGTGCCCGCTGCCGAGCACAG TACCATCACAGCTTGGGGGAAAGATCATGAAAAAGATGCCTTCGAGCACATCATCAAGCAGTTTCCCAGCGTGCCTGTGTCCATAGTCAGCGACAGCTACGACATCTACAACGCCTGCGAGAAGATTTGGGGAGAAGACCTGCGGGCGCTGATCGAGATGCGCAGCGCAGACGCCCCGCTCGTCGTTCGACCAGACTCAGGAAACCCGCTCGATACGGTTTTGAAG GTTTTGGAGATTCTAGGGAAGAAGTTTGCACCAAAGGAGAACTCTAAAGGGTTCAAGGTTCTCCCTCCTTACATTAGAGTCATACAAGGAGATGGAGTGGATATCAACACACTGCAAGAG ATTGTGGAGGGAATGAAGCAACACAGATGGTCCATTGAGAACATTACCTTCGGGTCCGGAGGGGCTCTGCTGCAGAAACTGACCAGAGATCTGCTCAACTGCTCATTCAAATGCAGCTACGTGGTCACCAACGGACTAGGG GTGAACGTGTTCAAGGATCCGGTGGCAGACCCCAACAAGAGGTCGAAGAAAGGTCGTCTGTCTCTACACCGGACCCAGAGCGGAGACTTTGTCACTCTGGAGGAGGGCAAAGGAGATCTGGAGGAGTATGGCGTG GACCTGCTGCACACTGTCTTTCGTAATGGGAAGATTGTGAAGACGTACACATTTGACGAAGTCAGAGACAATGCTAAGCTCAAAGAGAGCGAGCTTGAAGAGCTGCACTGA